The Enterobacter asburiae genome window below encodes:
- the panF gene encoding sodium/pantothenate symporter: MQLEVILPLIAYLLVVFGLSVYAMRKRTTGTFLNEYFLGSRSMGGVVLAMTLTATYISASSFIGGPGAAYKYGLGWVLLAMIQLPAVWLSLGILGKKFAILARRYNAVTLNDMLFARYQSRLLVWLASLSLLVAFIGAMTVQFIGGARLLETAAGIPYETGLIIFGVSIALYTAFGGFRASVLNDTMQGLVMLVGTLVLLVGIVHAAGGLSHAVETLETIDPKLVSPQGADDILSPTFMTSFWVLVCFGVIGLPHTAVRCISYKDSKAVHRGIIIGTIVVAILMFGMHLAGALGRAVIPDLTVPDLVIPTLMVKVLPPFAAGIFLAAPMAAIMSTINAQLLQSSATIIKDLYLNLRPEQAENERRLKRMSAVITLALGALLLLAAWRPPEMIIWLNLLAFGGLEAVFLWPLVLGLYWERANAAGALSAMIVGGVLYAVLATFKIQYLGFHPIVPSLLLSLLAFVVGNRFGQPVPQPAMISTDK, translated from the coding sequence ATGCAGCTTGAAGTCATTCTGCCGCTTATCGCTTACTTGTTAGTGGTGTTTGGTTTATCCGTTTACGCCATGCGTAAAAGAACGACGGGCACCTTCCTGAACGAGTATTTTCTTGGCAGCCGCTCGATGGGCGGCGTCGTGCTGGCCATGACGCTGACCGCGACCTACATCAGCGCCAGCTCGTTTATCGGCGGGCCCGGTGCAGCCTATAAATACGGGTTAGGCTGGGTTCTGCTGGCGATGATCCAGCTTCCAGCCGTCTGGCTCTCGCTGGGCATACTGGGTAAAAAATTTGCCATTCTGGCGCGCCGTTATAATGCCGTGACGCTCAACGATATGCTGTTTGCCCGCTATCAGAGCCGTTTACTGGTGTGGCTGGCCAGCTTAAGCCTGCTGGTGGCCTTTATTGGCGCAATGACGGTGCAGTTTATCGGCGGGGCACGCCTGCTGGAAACGGCGGCGGGTATCCCCTACGAGACAGGCTTGATCATCTTTGGAGTCAGCATTGCGCTGTATACCGCGTTTGGCGGATTCCGCGCCAGCGTGCTGAACGATACGATGCAGGGTTTGGTGATGCTTGTTGGCACCCTTGTTCTGCTGGTGGGCATTGTGCATGCTGCTGGTGGCCTGAGCCACGCCGTCGAAACGCTGGAAACCATCGACCCGAAACTGGTCTCTCCGCAGGGCGCGGATGACATCCTTTCGCCAACCTTTATGACCTCGTTCTGGGTGTTGGTGTGCTTTGGGGTGATCGGCCTGCCGCATACCGCCGTGCGCTGTATCTCTTACAAAGACAGCAAAGCCGTGCACAGAGGTATCATTATCGGCACTATCGTTGTCGCCATCCTGATGTTTGGTATGCACCTGGCAGGCGCGTTAGGTCGGGCAGTTATTCCTGACCTTACCGTACCCGATCTGGTTATCCCAACCCTGATGGTTAAAGTACTGCCGCCATTTGCCGCCGGGATCTTCCTCGCCGCACCGATGGCCGCCATTATGTCGACCATCAACGCTCAGCTGCTGCAAAGTTCCGCTACGATCATTAAAGATCTCTATCTGAACCTGCGTCCTGAGCAGGCAGAGAATGAACGGCGCCTGAAGCGCATGTCGGCCGTTATTACTCTGGCATTAGGGGCATTGCTGCTGTTAGCCGCGTGGCGCCCGCCAGAGATGATCATCTGGCTGAACCTGCTGGCATTCGGTGGGCTTGAAGCTGTATTCCTGTGGCCGCTGGTGTTAGGGCTCTACTGGGAGCGCGCGAATGCTGCCGGTGCGCTGAGCGCTATGATTGTCGGCGGCGTGCTTTACGCCGTACTCGCAACGTTTAAGATTCAGTACCTGGGCTTCCATCCAATTGTGCCTTCGTTACTGCTAAGTTTACTGGCGTTTGTGGTGGGGAACCGTTTCGGTCAGCCCGTCCCACAACCCGCTATGATTTCTACTGATAAATAA
- a CDS encoding YhdT family protein has translation MDKRFVQAHKEARWALWLTLLYLAAWLVTAYLPDSAIGITGLPHWFEMACLLVPLVFILLCWAMVKFIYRDIPLEDDDAA, from the coding sequence ATGGACAAACGTTTTGTTCAGGCCCATAAAGAAGCGCGCTGGGCGCTGTGGCTGACCCTTCTCTATCTCGCAGCATGGTTAGTAACTGCTTACTTACCTGACTCCGCTATTGGCATCACCGGCCTGCCGCACTGGTTCGAAATGGCGTGTCTGCTGGTACCGCTGGTCTTCATCCTGCTGTGCTGGGCAATGGTGAAATTCATCTATCGCGATATTCCGCTGGAGGACGATGATGCAGCTTGA
- the accC gene encoding acetyl-CoA carboxylase biotin carboxylase subunit, whose translation MLDKIVIANRGEIALRILRACKELGIKTVAVHSSADRDLKHVLLADETVCIGPAPSVKSYLNIPAIISAAEITGAVAIHPGYGFLSENANFAEQVERSGFIFIGPKADTIRLMGDKVSAITAMKKAGVPTVPGSDGPLTDDMDANRAHAKRIGYPVIIKASGGGGGRGMRVVRSDAELAQSISMTKAEAKAAFSNDMVYMEKYLENPRHIEIQVLADGQGNAIYLAERDCSMQRRHQKVVEEAPAPGITPELRRYIGERCSKACVDIGYRGAGTFEFLFENGEFYFIEMNTRIQVEHPVTEMITGVDLIKEQLRIAAGQPLSIKQEEVVVKGHAVECRINAEDPNTFLPSPGKITRFHAPGGFGVRWESHIYAGYTVPPYYDSMIGKLICYGENRDVAIARMKNALQELIIDGIKTNVDLQMRIMSDEHFQNGGTNIHYLEKKLGLNEK comes from the coding sequence ATGCTGGATAAAATTGTTATCGCCAACCGCGGCGAGATCGCACTGCGTATTCTTCGTGCCTGTAAAGAACTGGGCATCAAGACCGTCGCTGTGCACTCAAGCGCGGATCGCGATTTAAAACACGTATTGCTGGCGGATGAGACGGTCTGTATTGGCCCGGCTCCGTCCGTAAAAAGCTATCTGAACATCCCGGCTATCATCAGCGCCGCTGAAATCACCGGCGCGGTGGCAATTCATCCGGGTTACGGCTTCCTCTCTGAGAACGCCAACTTTGCTGAGCAGGTTGAACGCTCTGGCTTCATCTTCATCGGCCCGAAAGCCGACACTATCCGCCTGATGGGCGACAAAGTGTCTGCAATCACCGCGATGAAAAAAGCCGGTGTTCCAACCGTACCAGGCTCTGACGGCCCTCTGACCGACGACATGGATGCTAACCGTGCTCATGCTAAACGCATTGGCTATCCGGTTATCATCAAGGCGTCCGGCGGCGGCGGCGGTCGCGGTATGCGCGTTGTGCGTAGCGATGCTGAACTGGCGCAGTCCATCTCCATGACCAAAGCAGAAGCGAAAGCCGCTTTCAGCAATGACATGGTGTACATGGAAAAATACCTGGAAAACCCACGCCACATCGAAATTCAGGTGCTGGCTGACGGTCAGGGTAACGCGATCTATCTGGCAGAACGTGACTGCTCCATGCAGCGTCGTCACCAGAAAGTGGTCGAAGAAGCACCAGCACCGGGCATTACGCCGGAACTGCGTCGCTACATCGGCGAGCGTTGCTCCAAAGCGTGTGTCGATATCGGCTATCGCGGTGCAGGTACCTTTGAGTTCCTGTTCGAGAACGGCGAGTTCTATTTCATCGAAATGAACACCCGTATTCAGGTTGAACATCCGGTTACCGAAATGATCACCGGCGTTGACCTGATCAAAGAACAGCTGCGTATCGCTGCAGGCCAGCCGCTGTCCATCAAGCAGGAAGAAGTTGTGGTGAAAGGCCATGCGGTAGAGTGCCGTATTAACGCCGAAGACCCGAACACCTTCCTGCCAAGCCCGGGTAAAATCACGCGTTTCCACGCGCCGGGTGGCTTTGGCGTGCGCTGGGAGTCTCATATCTACGCCGGTTACACCGTACCGCCGTACTATGACTCAATGATCGGCAAGCTTATCTGCTACGGCGAAAACCGTGACGTGGCGATTGCCCGCATGAAAAACGCCCTGCAGGAACTGATCATCGACGGTATCAAAACCAACGTTGATCTGCAGATGCGTATCATGAGCGACGAGCACTTCCAGAATGGTGGAACTAACATCCACTATCTGGAGAAAAAACTCGGTCTGAACGAGAAGTAA
- the accB gene encoding acetyl-CoA carboxylase biotin carboxyl carrier protein: MDIRKIKKLIELVEESGISELEISEGEESVRISRAAPAASFPVMQQAYAAPVQQPALSAAVAPAAEAAPAAAAEISGHIVRSPMVGTFYRTPSPDAKAFIEVGQKVNVGDTLCIVEAMKMMNQIEADKSGTVKAILVESGQPVEFDEPLVVIE; encoded by the coding sequence ATGGATATTCGTAAGATTAAAAAACTGATCGAGCTGGTTGAAGAATCAGGCATCTCCGAACTGGAAATTTCTGAAGGCGAAGAGTCTGTACGCATCAGCCGTGCAGCCCCAGCCGCTAGCTTCCCGGTAATGCAGCAGGCTTATGCTGCGCCAGTGCAGCAGCCTGCGCTCTCCGCAGCCGTTGCGCCAGCAGCTGAAGCCGCACCTGCCGCTGCAGCAGAAATCAGTGGTCACATCGTACGTTCCCCAATGGTTGGTACTTTCTACCGCACCCCGAGCCCGGACGCGAAGGCGTTCATCGAAGTGGGTCAGAAAGTCAACGTAGGCGATACCCTGTGCATCGTTGAAGCGATGAAAATGATGAACCAGATCGAAGCAGACAAATCAGGTACTGTGAAAGCGATTCTGGTCGAAAGTGGTCAGCCGGTTGAATTTGACGAGCCGCTGGTCGTCATCGAGTAA
- the aroQ gene encoding type II 3-dehydroquinate dehydratase, producing the protein MTDKFHILVLNGPNLNMLGTREPEKYGTLTLSEIVNRLGTEAASLNVDLDHFQSNAEYALIDRIHQAKDNVDYILINPAAFTHTSVAIRDALLAVSIPFIEIHLSNVHAREPFRHHSYLSDIAAGVICGLGADGYSYALQTAVKRLSQSH; encoded by the coding sequence ATGACTGATAAATTCCATATCTTAGTTTTGAACGGACCGAACCTGAACATGCTCGGCACCCGTGAGCCAGAGAAGTACGGCACGCTAACATTGAGTGAAATTGTTAACCGTCTGGGAACGGAAGCAGCGTCACTGAATGTGGATTTGGATCATTTTCAGTCGAATGCGGAGTACGCACTCATCGACCGTATTCATCAGGCTAAAGACAATGTGGACTATATCCTGATCAATCCGGCCGCGTTTACGCACACCAGTGTTGCTATCCGCGACGCACTGCTCGCGGTGAGTATCCCGTTTATCGAGATCCACCTGAGTAATGTGCACGCACGAGAGCCGTTCCGTCACCATTCGTATCTGTCGGATATCGCTGCTGGCGTTATCTGTGGACTGGGCGCAGACGGCTATTCATACGCTTTACAGACAGCGGTAAAACGCTTGTCACAATCACACTAA